Below is a window of Salvelinus alpinus chromosome 5, SLU_Salpinus.1, whole genome shotgun sequence DNA.
AGAAGATCAACGAAAACCTACCTTCCCATTTTGTTAGCCAACAAACCAAATAAATTGGTGCCAATAAGGTAAGAAATGCTTGCTGGTAGGAAAGCCATACCTATAAATCAAACGCAAAACACTGTCAGACACAGGAAGGACTATTGCAATCTAAAATATTAATTGTAAAGAAAAAGATAACGCAGGAACGTACCAAGCTGCCATTTGGGAGAGCACATGGTCTGCATCATCCAGATGGGAAGTGTGGGCTCCAGAATGGCAACTCCCATGTTGGCGAAGCACAGAGAGCCTGAAACCAAAGCACCAAGGTCAGCTCACTTCTGTTTTTACGActatgtctgcatcccaaatggcaatgtaatccctatttagtgcactacttcgcccatagggcctggtcaaaagtattgcactgatagggaatagggtgacattagGGACACTTCCTCTGTGTTTAGCCTTCTTCTCTGGTTTGTTATTCTGACAGTCAAGGCCCAGTCCCACCTGCGCTTATGAGAATGTAGGGGTCCTTCAGTAGGGTCAGCAAAGGAGTGCCCTCCACACTCTGTAAGTTCATGTGAAATGTTAAGCCGgaggagacagaaagacagaaaaaatATCAGTTTTTTTCTAATGTGAGGGAGTTGTGAAACGTCAACATTATAAAATAAGACAATGTGTAACTTAATGCAATGATGGCTTCTGTTCGGTGCATCTTGAACTAAATTGATTCGTACACACTCTGGCTCAATTTGTCTTTCCCGAGGTTCCTCACATCCTAGCTCCTCGCCTCCTACTCTACAGTATTGGAACAGAAGGTCCAAAGTCCCTCGCCTCAGGCTTTCTTCTCTAATGGTTTGTGGAGGTGGGATATAGCATTTGGGGAATCAAGGAAAGTTGAATTGAGATGAAGCCCCACTATTTTCAGTGATTGGGATTTGATCAAGTCAGTTATGTTCATTTTGAgagtttattacattttttttatcttGAAAGAGATGGTAAAAGTATACTCACTCCTGGTGAAATCTTTGATGGCTGAAGTATACAAAGCTGTAACGCTGTGTAGTTAGAGAGTCAGTCAGTTGGCATTAAGGAACATTCCTAGAATATATCTTGTACTCTCCGAACAATACAAGCAGCTTTCCTGTCTAAACTGTTCATTCTGATTGGTAGCCACAAGAGATAATCTGGTAACACTTTATGTTACAGTGCCCTTAGTACTGTGTAACTACTCCTGTAATTACAGTGTAGCAACACAACAGTAATTCCTCATATTACACTGAACTAagcgtaaccctaaccttagcaccGACCCTAAGCCTAAGTAACCTTAAGTACATTGTAAGTACAGACCGTACTGTACAAGTGCAACGACAATTGTAATTACTCATTATTACACTGTACTGAGTGACTACGATACTTGTTACACTGTAATTACAGGAATAATTACAATGTAATGAGGTCACTGTAATGTAAAGTGTAACAGATAAACGGTATTGAAACAGTCAATGCAGTCATAGCACTGAGATTAAATCAGTTCTTGATGTAATATTATAAGAAATATTTTAATTTGATTACCTCCATCAAATACTGCAAGAAAAGCCAAGATTAAGAAAGGAGCAGTCTTCCCCACAAATTCATACATCACACTGCCAAATGGCGCTCCAACTGTCAAAGACATTTTCAAGAAAAAGTAGCTGATTTTACATATATTCCACTTGATGATTTCAAGTTGTTCATGTTGTAGCATAATACACATTTCATCATAACCATTTGCTATTTAGCAGAtgattttatccaaagcaacttacagtagtaaTGTGTGCATACAGTACATTTTCGTATGGGTGGCCacagtgggaattgaacccaaaACTTGGGCATTACAAGTGttttgctctaccaactgagccacactggaACACTAGGATCTTAGAAAGGGGGAGTAAGGGGAGTAACTCACTGAGGACACCCATGGCCAGTCCACCCAGAGCGATCCCCATGGCTACGCCTCTCTCCTCATCATTTGTGTACACACTGGCCAACATTCCCAGCCCTACAGGAGAAGACGTGCTTTTCACTTAGACATTAAGATGCTAGGACAAAGTAGTTAAATTTCTATTGCAACACTGTGGAGCTAGGATATTATTGTGAAACACACAACACCCACAAACAGTACCTGCcacagaggagaaagaggaacCAATTCCCTGAAGAGAGCGAGCAAAAAACAACAAGGCGTATGTACCTGAAAAGGCAAACACTGACAACCACCAGACACAACCACCGTTACTATGACTGCACTGTGGTAAGATACAATCAAATCTAAAGATGACACATTGGAGTTGTGAAACAGTCATGGTATGTATATTAGAGATCACTACCTCAATTATATCTCATTATCAACTGTGTGTAACAAGTTAgaagtgtgtgtcagtgtcagaCACGCATACTTATTGTTGAAACAAACATGATGATGAAGCCAGCAAACATTGGTATGTGATATCCAACCCTTGGGAAAAAAGAGAAGGATATGATTAGAACCAGTGTGTATTGTATttcttcattttcaataaatgagaACTTGAACACTGTCCTAGCTAGCTGATtttgtcacacacacaaaacacttgCTGTGAAGCCGGAACATGTACCTGTTGGTCAGGGGACCTACGAAGGGGTTGATCAGAAGCTGCACCAGAGCCTTGGAAGCAAAGAGGAGTCCCACACGAACATTCTCCTTGTCCAAGAAGGCACTGTCCTCCTGGCATGTGCTGCCTTTCACCTGGCTGGAGTTCCTGGAGATGTTGAAGAGGAGGGCCTCAGACAGGTTGCTCTCAGAGCCTCTGAGGCTGTAGGAAGTGTTGTCGTAGAAGGAGTGGACCGAGGCCAATGTGAAGCCCTCCTCAGATGGCCTCTGTGTGCTTGGCTGGATGAAGGGGTCTTGTGTCGGGTGGTCAAGGGCATATAAAAAGGTTGGGATGATGGGCACtgcgagagaggagagatgacacATTTGGGTTTGGGGGAGACTGTGGACTTTAAAAGGCAGGCGGAAGGAAGAGAGGTCAACTCTTTTGTCTCAGTACCGGGGAGGCACAGTGGATCTACTCCATGAGGGGGAATGTGGTCGCACTGCTCTCTGTCAACCCAAGTTATTCTCTGTGGGGTCTAGAGTTCAGGCCAGGTAAAGGCAATTGCCATGGTCACGCTAGCTGCACTGTTGGCCCTGCAGCTAAATATTAAAATGTGTGATGTCCCTTTTTCAAATCAGATGTCACTGCCCGATCTAAGGTACACACCACATGCACTTttgaaagtgtgtgtttgtgcgtatgtgtgtgtgtgtgtgtgtgtgggttgtctGGACTCACCGACAACAGTAAGCAGCATGTTATCCAGTAGCAGGGCAACACACACGACCACCAGCACCAATCTGGAGGAGCCTCTGCTCTGTCGCAGCCACTCCCGCACCCACGCCAAGGGGTTGAATAGTGGCATAGCTCTCCACGTTCCCTGGGCCAATAGCTACAGAACAATTCTCTTTTTCGGATGAGAAACAGATATGCTGATTATTAAAACATATTTGACAACATCAACATTTGTTTACCAATTTAGTCACAACAATATGTCCCCACAACCGTGTCTGTACATTATCGTTACACCACTACATTTGAGTTAGTCCTAAACTAACTACACATAACCTACCCCAGGTATACTCTTTTCATCTGAAAATATAAAACCTTAATAGTAAATGATCTGAAGGGGTCTCATCGCTCTGTGAGTGTACTACCTCCAACGTTACCTATCCCTGCCCTGCAGCCACCACTCATGCACCATCCATTTCAATTTAATAAGCTGGGATGTGGTAGCTAATGGAGTGAACTGGTGGCTGCTGCCTGGATGGTCAGGCATGGTATTTCTGGAGAGACATTTGGCTCCGaggatgtttttttttctctcagcaataggattagacttccTCCAGGGCCCTCTCCGAACCCTGCCTGCTGTGTTCTGTTCTGATCAAGGTAAAGTGCAGCCTGCTTGCCTGCCGTGGTGCTCACATACTGTAAATAAGGACTGGTCCATCTGTTAAACAAATGTCTGATCGCACAGCTCCATCATGTCTCGTTTTACCACGTGCTAGTCAAGAACAAatagtacacacagtacacacagtaccAATCTTCTATGAAAATCACAATGACTTTCAGTAACAGAGGTGATTACGGATTAAGTTAATAATTTCTGCAAATTAGGTTTGCAGAGAAATCTAAATCTTACTCTTATCTTCAGACATCTTACATTACTATATTGACACATCATATAGCCCATGGTTACCATGCGTAACTGGTGGGAACAAACCAATGGATAACATTACAATTCATGCTGAGTCATATTCCATGCATTATTTGCACCTTTAATGATTACAGAACAAACTATAATTAacatttctaaaattgattagccTCATCCTTCATCAATTTCAGTTAGGTCTATAGTAAAGTGTTGAGGATCCCTTAAGTCCAATTCGACCTGAGTCAAGACCTCTTACCTTCAGATACATCCTGCAGATCCACATCGGATACAAGTGGTCATCTCATCCTCCTGTTGCTCTATTTAAGTCCTCTTGTGGCTGCCCTTTTTTCATAGGGTAGTCACAGCCCCctcacaaacacatgcacgcacgcacacatactgtacacactccCTGACCTGAGCTCACTCTGCGTCACAGGGGGAAGTAATTGTCTACATCTGCTGCTCTTTATTGAGAGGGGtgggtgtgtgaggggggggggctgTATAACCTGAGGCTGGTGTTGTTCACAATAAGCTTTATCTGCCATCTCAGCCACATTAACCCTTTTCAAACTGTGGAACAACCTGGTCTTTTCCCCTGGCCTGTTTGCATTGCACCTTTGTCCAATTGGCTCTGTCAACAGGTTCCTGTGATGCTAGCGTACCAGGAAGAGAGTCTTGTAAACTGTAAACAAAAGGCAGCACACCTCCAAACCTGCTGCTGGAAAACCTGGAGCCACTGTTTGTTCACTGGTTGATATGCAAATATCATATTATCAAAGTGTAAAATTGGTCCAATTAGAAAATGAAGGATTTTGAGAATTCCTGAAATCCACACCACTCGCCCATCTAAAGAATTGTTCACAatgcaggccttaatgctcaaatcagttttgtttttcaaatccgttTTGAAATACTTACTGTCCAAAtagcaagttacaagtgaccaaataGGATTtgtcatttgctgacatggctatgcTAGTCATAGTAACGACAGGTGTGTTCACAGTGGTGTTGGCAAATTGGTGGAGGTGCTCGTGCTTCCcatcactcagaagttatgtagcaagctaagatGACAACAATTTCTGCCATGGAcgtttcccagttgctttgaatgctcaaagaacacttttaaagcgTCAAAGTATAAGATGATCCAACTGTCAAAATGAGTCATTTTTGGCCAGCCAAGGCAGTCAACTAGCCAGCTAGGTAGCTGTTAAGCTTCCTAGAACATTCACAAATTTGTTTGTAAGCAATTAACAAGATAATTAGCTACCATATGGTCTTGTCAAACtctcaacagagtagctagcaagcaacaataTATGCCAAATAAAAGTTAATAAACCACTTGagggcaaataaatcagattttacCATTAAGACACAAATCAcctggccaggaatcagatttatATCTGACTTCAAAGCACCTTtgaaggtggtttgaaatgtgaATTGAAACATCTGATTCCATGTGCATGGGCTGTATTGGATTTGCAATCGGATTTGCAATTTTTTTTGATTTGAGTCAattcaaactgccaatgtgaacatGGCTTAAAAGTACCATGTGAATCTAAGAGGGATAACTCCTCTATAGCTTGAATTATTTTCTTTGCATAAATGATAGTCATGTACTGTTACTATATTTCTGTCAGCTTGGAATGAATTAGTGGTGTGTGGTTTTTAGTGGGGTAGGGAGTACTGTGTTTTGATAACTGAAATTCACCTGGAACTGAGCAGGTGCCATTGCCTACTAGCTCGAGGGTAGGTTTTAAAAAAGGCAGACCTGAATCAAACAGCCCTAGGTGAGCTGCCTGGACCAACGCAAGTTCACTCTCCCTGTGTGCGCATGTGTACACATCAtgtaaagagagagaagagacagaaaaaTTTAATTAAAATCACATTTAATTTGTCTGATGCGCCGAATACAGCGTGTGTAGACTttgccgtgaaatgcttgcttacgagcttttcccaacaatgcagagttaaaaagaacAAGGCAACTGTAAGCAAAAACAGTAAACATTGTCCCCCACGAATGATGCAGCACCCTCCCCTTTGGACCAATTAGTGACAACAATTCAAACTGGACTATACTGAAAGTAACAAAACATGTGCCCGTTATAGCGCCACCGTGTGGTCGATGTGAATGTTCTTGCATATGTTGAGTCTTGACAGTGTTTGCAACATCTGTACCAGATTTTGACCATGACCATGCCCCGGTGAATGATTATTGcttaatgatcatgttgttttagGTAGTAGTCTGGAAAATATTGCGTTGAGAGACCTTTGTCCATATAAGCCACATATCAAGGTTTGTGCAGATCGGTCATTCAGTGCCAGAGGAGTAGCATTTTAAGTGTTTTTCACAAAATTCTAAATGGCAAAAAATCCATCATGTCGGACCTTATGGATCTCTGAAGCAAATGTCTTCCTTGTGAGGAGAGGGACCAATGTACCACATTTCATGACTTTAGGTAAAATGGGGTGAGGGGCATGACATTTAAAAGTCCGAATTTTCAATCGCTTGTTATAGCGCCCCATCTGGCCAATCCGTGTCATTTTTTAATGCTGGATCTCTATGACAAGacacatcattcacccaagttgaGTCAAAATCAGGCTAGTGCTGTCTAAGATATCGCATGTGACAAACGTACTAACGGACGGAGAATGCGCCGGAGAAGATGTCTGAtgttttacgtgctcctaaccaaatgtgtttttgtttgttttttgcattatttgtaacatatttttttacttattctgtacataatgttgctgctaccatctcttatgaccgaaaataacttctggacatcagaacagcgattactcaccacgaactggcagaAGCTTTTTTTCCCATTAACGAGTCCGACGACCCCGACGTGAAggacatactgctttcccgggaacaggcccaaatctccataatttgcgtgaagagaagacgCAGAAAAAGGGTACAGAGGTCGGgatgccttctgagaattcgtaggcaatCGAATAAACACCCACTGCCTTCCGTTCTactagctaacatgcaatcattggaaaataaaatcgatgacctacgaggaagattaaactaccaacgggacattcaaaactgtaacatcttatgcttcacggagtcgtggctgaacgacgacattatcaacacacagctggctggttatacgctgtatcagcaggataaaaCAACATCatcgtctggtaagacaagggggggtcggactatgtatatttgtaaacaacagctggtgcacaatatatgaggaagtctcgaggttttgctcgcctgagatagagtatctcatgatcaTTTGTAGACTACATTATTTACCTAGAGtgtttttatctgtatttttcgtagctgtctacataccaccacagactgatgctggcactaagaccgcactcaatgagctgtattccgccataagcaaacaggaaaacgctcatccagaggaggCGCTCCtaatggccggggactttaattcagggaaacttaaatccgttttaccaaatttctatcagcaccttaaatgtgcaaccagatggaaaaaactctggaccacctttactccacacacagagacgcgtacaaagctctccctcgccctccatttggtaaatctgaccacaattctatcctcctgattcctgcttacaagtaaaaattaaagcaggaagtaccagtgaaaTGGTcattaaaaaagtggtcagatgaagcagatgctaagctacaggactgttttgctagcacagactggaatatgttccgggattcttccgatggcattgaagagtacaccacatcagtcattggcttcatcaataagtgcatcgatgacgtcatccccatagtgaccgtatgtacataccccaaccagaagccatggattacagacaacatccgaAATTAGCTTAAGGCTAGAgcagcgggactctaacccggaactttataagaaatcccgctatgccctccgacgaaccatcaaacaagcaaaggactacgatcgaatcgtactacaccggctcctacgcttgtcagatgtggcagggcttgc
It encodes the following:
- the LOC139576313 gene encoding chromaffin granule amine transporter, with the translated sequence MPLFNPLAWVREWLRQSRGSSRLVLVVVCVALLLDNMLLTVVVPIIPTFLYALDHPTQDPFIQPSTQRPSEEGFTLASVHSFYDNTSYSLRGSESNLSEALLFNISRNSSQVKGSTCQEDSAFLDKENVRVGLLFASKALVQLLINPFVGPLTNRVGYHIPMFAGFIIMFVSTIMFAFSGTYALLFFARSLQGIGSSFSSVAGLGMLASVYTNDEERGVAMGIALGGLAMGVLIGAPFGSVMYEFVGKTAPFLILAFLAVFDGALQLCILQPSKISPGSVEGTPLLTLLKDPYILISAGSLCFANMGVAILEPTLPIWMMQTMCSPKWQLGMAFLPASISYLIGTNLFGLLANKMGRWLCSMIGMFIVGISLLCVPFAKNIYGLIGPNAGLGFAIGMVDSSMMAIMGYLVDIRHASVYGSVYAIADVALCMGFAIGPSIGGSLVRAIGFPYLMVFIGIINIFYAPLCFFLRNPAIREEKMAIIDQECPLHRKSYNTQKECREFPLSDESEEETEE